One genomic segment of Lampris incognitus isolate fLamInc1 chromosome 2, fLamInc1.hap2, whole genome shotgun sequence includes these proteins:
- the arf3b gene encoding ADP-ribosylation factor 3b isoform X2, with amino-acid sequence MGNIFGNLLKSLIGKKEMRILMVGLDAAGKTTILYKLKLGEIVTTIPTIGLIFVVDSNDRERVNEAREELMRMLAEDELRDAVLLVFANKQDLPNAMNAAEITDKLGLHSLRHRSWYIQATCATSGDGLYEGLDWLANQLKNKK; translated from the exons ATGGGTAACATTTTCGGGAATTTGCTGAAAAGTCTTATTGGAAAGAAGGAGATGAGGATTTTAATGGTGGGGTTGGACGCAGCTGGAAAGACTACGATCCTCTACAAGCtcaaactgggggaaatagtcaCCACCATCCCCACGATTG gTCTGATCTTTGTGGTGGACAGTAATGACAGGGAGCGTGTGAATGAGGCAAGAGAGGAGCTGATGAGGATGCTGGCAGAGGATGAACTGAGAGATGCTGTGCTCCTTGTGTTTGCCAATAAACAG GACTTGCCGAACGCCATGAACGCCGCCGAGATTACGGACAAGCTGGGGCTGCACTCCCTGCGTCACCGTAGCTGGTATATCCAGGCCACGTGTGCCACCAGCGGTGATGGCCTCTATGAGGGCCTAGACTGGCTGGCCAACCAGCTCAAGAACAAGAAGTAA
- the arf3b gene encoding ADP-ribosylation factor 3b isoform X1 yields the protein MGNIFGNLLKSLIGKKEMRILMVGLDAAGKTTILYKLKLGEIVTTIPTIGFNVETVEYKNISFTVWDVGGQDKIRPLWRHYFQNTQGLIFVVDSNDRERVNEAREELMRMLAEDELRDAVLLVFANKQDLPNAMNAAEITDKLGLHSLRHRSWYIQATCATSGDGLYEGLDWLANQLKNKK from the exons ATGGGTAACATTTTCGGGAATTTGCTGAAAAGTCTTATTGGAAAGAAGGAGATGAGGATTTTAATGGTGGGGTTGGACGCAGCTGGAAAGACTACGATCCTCTACAAGCtcaaactgggggaaatagtcaCCACCATCCCCACGATTG GGTTTAATGTGGAGACGGTGGAGTACAAGAACATCAGCTTCACCGTGTGGGATGTGGGCGGGCAAGACAAGATCCGCCCCCTCTGGAGACACTACTTCCAGAACACACAGG gTCTGATCTTTGTGGTGGACAGTAATGACAGGGAGCGTGTGAATGAGGCAAGAGAGGAGCTGATGAGGATGCTGGCAGAGGATGAACTGAGAGATGCTGTGCTCCTTGTGTTTGCCAATAAACAG GACTTGCCGAACGCCATGAACGCCGCCGAGATTACGGACAAGCTGGGGCTGCACTCCCTGCGTCACCGTAGCTGGTATATCCAGGCCACGTGTGCCACCAGCGGTGATGGCCTCTATGAGGGCCTAGACTGGCTGGCCAACCAGCTCAAGAACAAGAAGTAA
- the fkbp11 gene encoding peptidyl-prolyl cis-trans isomerase FKBP11, which yields MKTGVILLLLAALTCVAAQNEQNEVEDLQVETLVQPETCSLLSQMGDTLQIHYTGKLMDGKVIDSSLSRDPLVVELGKKTVIPGLEQSLLGVCEGQKIKASIPSHLAYGKRGYPPTIPGDAALEFEVEVVSLTQQTPWQKLVNDVFPLVCLVLVPTMLALVGYYLYKKANAQHPSKKKAKDKKSKKK from the exons ATGAAGACCGGGGTTATCCTGCTCCTGCTCGCCGCTCTCACTTGCGTTGCGGCGCAAAACGAGCAAAACGAAGTTGAGGATCTGCAAGTGGAGACGCTG GTTCAGCCCGAAACTTGCTCCCTGCTTTCCCAGATGGGAGACACCCTGCAAATCCACTACACG GGTAAACTTATGGATGGCAAGGTGATAGACTCGTCACTCTCCCGGGATCCACTTGTTGTTGAGCTGGGGAAGAAGACGGTCATTCCCG GTCTGGAGCAAAGCTTGCTGGGTGTCTGTGAAGG ACAGAAAATCAAGGCCAGCATTCCATCACACCTTGCTTATGGAAAAAGAGGATACCCTCCCACAATTCCAG GTGACGCCGCCCTGGAGTTTGAGGTGGAGGTCGTTTCTCTGACGCAGCAAACTCCCTGGCAGAAACTGGTGAATGACGTGTTTCCGTTAGTGTGCCTGGTCCTGGTGCCCACCATGCTAGCCCTAGTGGGCTACTATCTCTACAAAAAGGCCAACGCCCAGCATCCCAGCAAGAAGAAAGCGAAGGATAAGAAGAGCAAGAAGAAATAA
- the ccdc65 gene encoding dynein regulatory complex subunit 2: protein MPKKAGKKGGGDKMARMTEEEKLLYMQQRAQAEEERARRKEEMLTQFLKDKLEKEEKNSAVNLLKVTQQWRAVLRQDRAAHLRQEIDVLSRTFERVLDRKDNVIKCLVSDLNEVEWQSADAIRSHLWCVDRLLALQKARLASLEHQWKSILAELSSEFNSEREQILSLHRQECKYLDQVILSMEHEYSLIESEALQGYQSIRDDIKHRSIEERHALRVQLEGRVESLWRQVQEAQQSYGEATKDHCIAFEALRCRDQNNTTEIEAKMKRLQKMQDVISTMRVKLNQKESEVTVPGLQSTRDEVSLQVQRLKDQLSRDRAAERSQLANLTVQSNAAATKLQGVIAKGEKLLRLTEMCSKLETEREKLLPFYSSSLTVEEKRQERLDAMEPPSEELAKAAMLDHAGPGRFWQRYNKVLLEQLCLKKEEEELTRENNRLRVLLRQYLDSMSVSEDVRLNSSAILLVSKPPVAAQAARDRQNRQHTVVEAAHVVQHTL from the exons ATGCCAAAGAAGGCAGGTAAAAAAGGTGGAGGAGATAAGATGGCCAGAATGACTGAAGAGGAGAAGCTCCTCTATATGCAACAGAGAGCCCAGGCTGAGGAAGAGAGGGCTAGAAGGAAAGAAGAAATGCTCACTCAATTCCTTAAA GATAAGttagagaaggaggagaagaacagTGCTGTCAACCTACTCAAAGTGACCCAGCAATGGCGAGCAGTTCTCCGCCAAGACCGAGCGGCTCATCTCCGTCAGGAGATCGATGTGCTCAGCCGGACCTTTGAGAGGGTGCTTGATCGCAAGGACAATGTCATCAAG TGTTTGGTGAGTGACCTGAATGAGGTGGAGTGGCAGTCTGCCGATGCGATACGCTCTCATCTTTGGTGTGTGGACAGACTGCTGGCTCTGCAGAAGGCCAGACTGGCGTCTCTGGAGCACCAGTGGAAGAGTATTTTGGCAGAGCTGAGCTCCGAGTTCAACTCTGAGag AGAGCAGATCTTGTCGTTGCATCGGCAAGAATGCAAATACTTGGATCAGGTGATTCTCTCCATGGAGCATGAGTACAGTCTGATCGAGAGTGAGGCCTTACAGGGATACCAGAGCATTCGGGATGACATCAAACATCGG AGCATCGAGGAGCGGCATGCCCTGCGGGTCCAGCTGGAGGGCAGGGTTGAGAGCCTGTGGCGTCAGGTCCAGGAGGCCCAGCAGAGCTACGGCGAGGCCACTAAAGATCATTGCATTGCTTTTGAGGCACTTCGCTGCCGAGACCAAAACAACACCACAGAGATTGAAGCAAAGATGAAGAGGCTGCAGAAGATGCAG GACGTCATATCCACCATGCGAGTGAAGCTGAATCAGAAAGAAAGCGAGGTGACAGTGCCAGGGCTGCAGAGCACCAGAGACGAGGTATCGCTGCAGGTTCAGCGGCTCAAGGACCAGCTGAGTCGGGACCGTGCGGCCGAGAGGAGCCAGCTTGCCAACCTCACCGTTCAGAGCAACGCTGCAGCCACCAAACTTCAGGGCGTCATTGCTAAG GGGGAGAAGCTTTTGCGCCTGACTGAGATGTGCAGCAAGCTAGAGACCGAGCGTGAGAAGCtgctgcctttctactcttcttCTCTGACTGTGGAGGAAAAACGGCAGGAAAGACTGGATGCAATGGAGCCGCCGTCCGAGGAGCTTGCAAAGGCA GCAATGCTGGACCACGCCGGACCAGGGCGCTTCTGGCAGCGCTACAATAAGGTCCTGCTGGAGCAGCTTTGTCtgaagaaagaggaagaggagctgaCACGAGAGAACAACCGGCTTCGGGTTCTTTTGCGCCAGTACCTGGACAGCATGTCCGTCAGCGAAGACGTCCGTCTGAACAGTTCTGCCATCCTCCTGGTGTCCAAGCCACCCGTTGCCGCGCAAGCAGCTAGGGACCGACAGAACAGACAGCACACTGTCGTTGAAGCGGCGCACGTTGTGCAGCACACCCTGTAA